CAGAAGAATACCCGCTAAAAAATATTATGCTTTTATAAGTTGGATCGAGAACAAGGATTAAATTTAAGACCCTTATCTTGATTCCTGGCTCTTATTTCTTATTTCCTGGCTCCAGCAAAACTATTCGTACCTCAACGCTTCGACCGGATCCAGACGTGAAGCTTTCTGAGCGGGGTAGAACCCGGAAAGAAGGCCGATAAGTGTACAAACAATTATCGCGATAAGCAACCAAAGCCACGGTATGGTAAACGCTCCGCTGATACTGACCGCGATAAGGTTCCCAATGGCTATGCCAAGTATAATGCCGAGTATACCCCCGATGAGGCAGATCACGATGGCTTCTATCAAAAATTGTTTTCGTATGATGGACGGTGTTGCGCCAATGGCTTTACGCAAGCCTATCTCGCGGGTGCGTTCGGTTACCGATACCATCATGATATTCATCAGGCCTATGGATGCACCCAGCAGCGTGATGATACTGATGGTAATGCCCCCTATGGTCATGCCGGCCAAGTTTTGCGTGGCTTCGGCCTGGATCGATTCACTGCTTGATATTTCGAAATTATCCGGATTAACAACAGCTAAACCGCGCACATTGCGAAAGGTTGAAATGGCCTCGCCTTTGGTAGCATCAAAGCTGGCGGATGCAAGTGCGTCTACAGTTATCGACAACGAAGGATTGGAAACCGTATCTACCTGTTTGGCCTTTAAAACGGGTATAACGCAAAATTTATCACCCGGGCCAAAGCCGGAACTGCCCTTCGATGCTACTATACCCACAATGCGAAACCTGTTCTTGCCAACAAAAATATACTTGTTTATAGGATCCTCGTTTTTAAACAGGCGCTTTTTGATCTCATTACCGATGATGACAACCCCCTCTCCGTGTTCGAGCTCTGCCGCTGAGAAATTTCGCCCGAAGGCCAATTTTTTACCCGATGTAACCAGGTAGTTCTCGTCCGACCCGGTAAAATAGATATTGGGGTTGGATTTTTGGTTGCCATATTTAACAACAGCGGTACCCGATAAAAACAGATTTACCGAGGTTACCGCAGGAGCGTTGAACGCTTTTTTAAAGCGGTCGGCCTGCGCGTATGTAATTGGCGGATAAACTTTACGATGCCCGGCATTGCCGAAATTAAGCCCGCTATTGGTGTTTTGTATGGTAAACGAATTGGCACCCAATTCGCCGAAAACATTGTTGGTATAATCCTTTATGCCCTGTATGGCTGTCAAAATGCCCACCAGCGCCATAATGCCAATAGCAATAATGAGCGATGTGAGCGATGCCCGAAGCCGGTTGCCTGAAATG
Above is a window of Mucilaginibacter ginsenosidivorans DNA encoding:
- a CDS encoding ABC transporter permease, yielding MAVKTTLKENISIALQSISGNRLRASLTSLIIAIGIMALVGILTAIQGIKDYTNNVFGELGANSFTIQNTNSGLNFGNAGHRKVYPPITYAQADRFKKAFNAPAVTSVNLFLSGTAVVKYGNQKSNPNIYFTGSDENYLVTSGKKLAFGRNFSAAELEHGEGVVIIGNEIKKRLFKNEDPINKYIFVGKNRFRIVGIVASKGSSGFGPGDKFCVIPVLKAKQVDTVSNPSLSITVDALASASFDATKGEAISTFRNVRGLAVVNPDNFEISSSESIQAEATQNLAGMTIGGITISIITLLGASIGLMNIMMVSVTERTREIGLRKAIGATPSIIRKQFLIEAIVICLIGGILGIILGIAIGNLIAVSISGAFTIPWLWLLIAIIVCTLIGLLSGFYPAQKASRLDPVEALRYE